Within Carassius gibelio isolate Cgi1373 ecotype wild population from Czech Republic chromosome A21, carGib1.2-hapl.c, whole genome shotgun sequence, the genomic segment gtgatgatgatgaagatgatgacttCCCATCAGCTATCCATGTTGAATTTGATGATCCAAATGTTGGTAAAGTTCAGAGATCGAAGCTGCGACAGAAATATTCTCCAAATTCGACTGTTATTGAAGTGGAAGAAGATCAAGTCTCAAATGATGGTGGTTTAAGACGTCAGTTTCCACTTAAATTGGCATGGGCATGCACCGTTCATAAAGTGCAAGGACTCACAGTAGATAAAGCAGTTGTCTCACTTGACAAGGTATTTTCTCCGGGACAAGCATACGTTGCACTGAGTCGTGTGAGAACCCTCGATGGACTAACAATTAATAACTTCAAAGACTCTGTCATATATTGTAATGAGAAAATTGACTCCGCTATGAAAAACATGCCCCGACTTGCTTTAGAAAATTACAGTTCTGTAAAGACACCTGGCGTGTTTACAATTGCTCTTCATAATGTACAAAGTCTTCGAGCTCATGTTCAAGATCTTCAAGTTCACAGACAGATAATGAATGCAGATTGCATCGGTTTAACTGAAACGTGGCTAAAAGTTGAAGACCAAGTACAGATTCCAGGATTTGTTTTTAAGAGCAATCCAAGAGCTAAATGTTATGACAACAGTACTCCACTTTTcactgatttaaaacaacaaagagGAGGTGGAGTTGGACTATTCTGTTGTGAAAGCATTCATGTTAATGTCAGGGTTCCGGAACCTTGTAACTTGGAATGTCTATACTTTGCAGTTCCACATCTAAGTTTGAATGCTGCTTTGCTGTACAGACCTAATTCATATCCACTTAATCTGTTTCGACAAAATATGTTGCATGTTATTGATGAGCTGGAGAAACAGTCAGGAAAGAAAGTGATTATGGGAGACTTCAATGAGGACATCTTGACATCATCTACAATTGGTACACTAATGGAACTACATGGATACAGTCAACATGTGCAACACCCTACCACTGAAAAAGGTACACTTATAGACCATGTCTATGTTAAAGATGCAGAAAATGTCTCTGTTGAAATTGTGCAAACGTATTACAGTTACCACCAAGCAGTCCTTATTTCACTGAGGTAAAAATTAATGTGTGTGATTATGTAATGAAATCTGTATAACCTGCATTATTTGTTTCTTGTCTGTGCTCTTACTTGTTCAATGTTCATCCTGAGCTTCCAACTGGCATACAACTGCAGGGCAAGTGTACAACTGGAGACGGTATGTTCTAAGTCTATCTATATCTAAATGAATAACTCTTATAATGATCCATCAGTTGAATATGTACAGCTGTTCCATGTTGTGATTGAAGTATTATCTGAAGGTAATCCATTTTATCAATGCAACACTCTGAAATGAGAATTGTATCACTGtattgtctgttctgtttttgtgTCCATACGATACGAGCGCTATCCTGAGATTCCAACATGGTCAGAGTCCAGTTAATCCAGCCTGTAATTCAAACAAGTGATCATCATTTTCAACCCAACATCTCCCATAATTGCTCTTCTTTCTTGAGCTAGTAAGCTTCACCCAGCCAAGGTAACTGTAGTATTTACTTGGTATTCatcttaatgcattattattattattattattattattattattattattattattattattattattattattttaattctgcttAAATTCTCAGTTTTGAGACCTTTATTTTTAACTGACATTTAATCCATAATCTAATTTCAGTCGTTCTAAGCCATCCAAATCATAATGGATGCTTCCAAACATTATAGAAAGCATCCACAAAGACTGCCTGCATCCATCCATTTGTCTCCTAATATCACAATTAAGTCAATATAACAACACAAAATTGGTAAGTAGACTCAGTTGTGCATGATTACACAAGCAGAATAAAGGCAGGGTTAAATTAATCAACTATATGCAAGCACATCTGCAAGTCATCTTTTTAGACGTATGAAATGCACAAGTCAGAATTTCTCCCATACAAGAGATTCTGTACTCCATCCAACACAATTATGTACCTCAATAACTTTCTTACTGAAGAAAACAactgatgaaaatgtaaatgtagtagtGTCAGAATAAAACATTGTTCAGGCACTGTTTCACCTAATAGCAAtatattttcaggtttgtgcatcaagTCTCACTAACTACTGTAAAAGGTAAGTGTGCAGATGTCTACATATTTCACTAAATGTATCAGATGTGCAAACACTTTATCAATCAGTTAAAGTTCCATGActatattttcagatttctgcaatacGTTAAACTTCAAACTTCCGccttatccattatgattctccgctccatgaactgtttttatgaagaggcacacaaccaatcaaaaggtaaattcatatatctgcaatagtccaattgattcatttcttaaagcagtctttgacctgttgatacattttcaggtttgtgcatcaaaacccaatatctcctgtccactactcccaaaaggtgagtgtacagattgctaaatggtttttgttgtgcaaacactttaattatcaagaagttaattttccatgaatgcattttcagatttctgcaatttacTACACATCAAACTTCCTTCTCCAATATGTCTCTCCACCCCATGAAccgtttttatgaagaggcacacaaccaatcaaaaggtaaattaatatatctgcaatactgaaattgactcatttcttaaagcagtctttcacctgttgataaattttcaggtttgtgcatcaaaacccaatatctcctgtccactactcccaaaaggtgagtgtacagattgctaaatggtttttgttgtgcaaacactttaattatcaagaagttaattttccatgaatgcattttcagatttctgcaatttacTACACATCAAACTTCCTTCTCCAATATGTCTCTCCaccccatgaactgtttttatgaagaggcacacaaccaatcaaaaggtaaattcatatatctgcaatagtccaattgattcatttcttaaagcagtctttcacctgttgatacattttcaggtttgtgcatcaaaacccaatatctcttgtccactactcccaaaaggtgagtgtacagattgctaaatggtttttgttgtgcaaacactttatcaagaagttaattttccatgaatgcattttcagatttctgcaatttacTACACATCAAACTTCCTTCTCCAATATGTCTCTCCACCCCATGAAccgtttttatgaagaggcacacaaccaatcaaaaggtaaattaatatatctGCAATAGTCCAATTGAcacatttcttaaagcagtctttcacctgttgataaattttcaggtttgtgcatcaaaacccaatatctcctgtccactactcccaaaaggtgagtgtacagattgctaaatggtttttgttgtgcaaacactttaattatcaagaagttaattttccatgaatgcattttcagatttctgcaatttacTACACATCAAACTTCCTTCTCCAATAGGTCTCTCCaccccatgaactgtttttatgaagaggcacacaaccaatcaaaaggtaaattcatatatctgcaatagtccaattgattcatttcttaaagcagtctttcacctgttgatacattttcaggtttgtgcatcaaaacccaatatctcctgtccgctactcccaaaaggtgagtgtacagattactaaatggtttttgttgtgcaaacactttaattatcaagaagttaattttccatgaatgaattttcagatttctgcaatttacTACACATCAAACTTCCTTCTCCAATATGTCTCTCCACCCCATGAAccgtttttatgaagaggcacacaaccaatcaaaaggtaaattaatatatctgcaatactgaaattgactcatttcttaaagcagtctttcacctgttgataaattttcaggtttgtgcatcaaaacccaatatctcctgtccgctactcccaaaaggtgagtgtacagattgctaaatggtttttgttgtgcaaacactttaattatcaagaagttaattttccatgaatgcattttcagatttctgcaatttacTACACATCAAACTTCCTTCTCCAATATGTCTCTCCaccccatgaactgtttttatgaagaggcacacaaccaatcaaaaggtaaattaatatatctgcaatactgaaattgactcatttcttaaagcagtctttcacctgttgataaattttcaggtttgtgcatcaaaACCCAATATCTCCTGTCCGCTACTCCCAAAAGGTGACTGTACAGAttgctaaatgttttttgttgtgcaaacactttaattatcaagaagttaattttccatgaatgaattttcagatttctgcaatttacTACACATCAAACTTCCTTCTCCAATATGTCTCTCCACCCCATGAAccgtttttatgaagaggcacacaaccaatcaaaaggtaaattaatatatctgcaatactgaaattgactcatttcttaaagcagtctttcacctgttgataaattttcaggtttgtgcatcaaaacccaatatctcctgtccgctactcccaaaaggtgagtgtacagattgctaaatggtttttgttgtgcaaacactttaattatcaagaagttaattttccatgaatgcattttcagatttctgcaatttacTACACATCAAACTTCCTTCTCCAATATGTCTCTCCaccccatgaactgtttttatgaagaggcacacaaccaatcaaaaggtaaattaatatatctgcaatactgaaattgactcatttcttaaagcagtctttcacctgttgataaattttcaggtttgtgcatcaaaacccaatatctcctgtccactactcccaaaaggtgagtgtacagattgctaaatggtttttgttgtgcaaacactttaattatcaagaagttaattttccatgaatgcattttcagatttctgcaatttacTACACATCAAACTTCCTTCTCCAATATGTCTCTCCaccccatgaactgtttttatgaagaggcacacaaccaatcaaaaggtaaattaatatatctgcaatactgaaattgactcatttcttaaagcagtctttcacctgttgataaattttcaggtttgtgcatcaaaacccaatatctcctgtccactactcccaaaaggtgagtgtacagattgctaaatggtttttgttgtgcaaacactttaattatcaagaagttaattttccatgaatgcattttcagatttctgcaatttacTACACATCAAACTTCCTTCTCCAATATGTCTCTCCaccccatgaactgtttttatgaagaggcacacaaccaatcaaaaggtaaattcatatatctgcaatactgaaattgactcatttcttaaagcagtctttcacctgttgatacattttcaggtttgtgcaatgcgttacacttcaaacttgcaccttatccattatgattctccactccatgaaatgtttttatgaagaggcacacaaccagaAGTTGATACTAATTTGACTTAACTTTTCTGCTTC encodes:
- the LOC127941917 gene encoding uncharacterized protein LOC127941917 isoform X10; protein product: MLPNIIGSIHKDCLHPSICLLISQLSQWNNTKLVCASSLTNYCQRFLQYVKLQTSALSIMILHSMNCVYEEAHNQSKGLCIKTQYLLSTTPKRFLQFTTHQTSLSNMTLHPMNCFYEEAHNQSKGLCMKTQYLRSTTPKRFLQYVKLQTSALSIMILRSMNCFYEEAHNQSKGLCIKTQYLLSTTPKRFLQFTTHQTSFSNMSLHPMNRFYEEAHNQSKGLCIKTQYLLSTTPKRFLQFTTHQTSFSNMSLHPMNCFYEEAHNQSKGLCIKTQYLLSATPKRFLQFTTHQTSFSNMSLHPMNRFYEEAHNQSKGLCIKTQYLLSATPKRFLQFTTHQTSFSNMSLHPMNCFYEEAHNQSKGLCIKTQYLLSATPKRFLQFTTHQTSFSNMSLHPMNRFYEEAHNQSKGLCIKTQYLLSATPKRFLQFTTHQTSFSNMSLHPMNCFYEEAHNQSKGLCIKTQYLLSTTPKRFLQFTTHQTSFSNMSLHPMNCFYEEAHNQSKGLCIKTQYLLSTTPKRFLQFTTHQTSFSNMSLHPMNCFYEEAHNQSKGLCIKTQYLLSTTPKRFLQFTTHQTSFSNMSLHPMNCFYEEAHNQSKGLCIKTQYLLSATPKRFLQFTTHQTSFSNMTLHPMNRFYEEAHNQSKGLCIKTQYLLSTTPKRFLQFTTHQTSFSNMSLHPMNCFYEEAHNQSKVNTKSLFKYLQKMSRQNSKPMQAVNSQRYHKCITTKVTQFYMKCWMDGLYYIWPMYSKLRCQPKEDGLPLLSLVPPKVSPYTSLLMILFTNLGSFSLPLLPSGLLTGVLRHNIFNVNCL
- the LOC127941917 gene encoding uncharacterized protein LOC127941917 isoform X6; the protein is MLPNIIGSIHKDCLHPSICLLISQLSQWNNTKLVCASSLTNYCQRFLQYVKLQTSALSIMILHSMNCVYEEAHNQSKGLCIKTQYLLSTTPKRFLQFTTHQTSLSNMTLHPMNCFYEEAHNQSKGLCMKTQYLRSTTPKRFLQYVKLQTSALSIMILRSMNCFYEEAHNQSKGLCIKTQYLLSTTPKRFLQFTTHQTSFSNMSLHPMNRFYEEAHNQSKGLCIKTQYLLSTTPKRFLQFTTHQTSFSNMSLHPMNCFYEEAHNQSKGLCIKTQYLLSTTPKRFLQFTTHQTSFSNMSLHPMNCFYEEAHNQSKGLCIKTQYLLSATPKRFLQFTTHQTSFSNMSLHPMNRFYEEAHNQSKGLCIKTQYLLSATPKRFLQFTTHQTSFSNMSLHPMNCFYEEAHNQSKGLCIKTQYLLSATPKRFLQFTTHQTSFSNMSLHPMNRFYEEAHNQSKGLCIKTQYLLSATPKRFLQFTTHQTSFSNMSLHPMNCFYEEAHNQSKGLCIKTQYLLSTTPKRFLQFTTHQTSFSNMSLHPMNCFYEEAHNQSKGLCIKTQYLLSTTPKRFLQFTTHQTSFSNMSLHPMNCFYEEAHNQSKGLCIKTQYLLSTTPKRFLQFTTHQTSFSNMSLHPMNCFYEEAHNQSKGLCIKTQYLLSATPKRFLQFTTHQTSFSNMTLHPMNRFYEEAHNQSKGLCIKTQYLLSTTPKRFLQFTTHQTSFSNMSLHPMNCFYEEAHNQSKVNTKSLFKYLQKMSRQNSKPMQAVNSQRYHKCITTKVTQFYMKCWMDGLYYIWPMYSKLRCQPKEDGLPLLSLVPPKVSPYTSLLMILFTNLGSFSLPLLPSGLLTGVLRHNIFNVNCL
- the LOC127941917 gene encoding uncharacterized protein LOC127941917 isoform X27, translated to MLPNIIGSIHKDCLHPSICLLISQLSQWNNTKLVCASSLTNYCQRFLQYVKLQTSALSIMILHSMNCVYEEAHNQSKGLCIKTQYLLSTTPKRFLQFTTHQTSLSNMTLHPMNCFYEEAHNQSKGLCMKTQYLRSTTPKRFLQYVKLQTSALSIMILRSMNCFYEEAHNQSKGLCIKTQYLLSTTPKRFLQFTTHQTSFSNMSLHPMNRFYEEAHNQSKGLCIKTQYLLSTTPKRFLQFTTHQTSFSNMSLHPMNCFYEEAHNQSKGLCIKTQYLLSTTPKRFLQFTTHQTSFSNMSLHPMNRFYEEAHNQSKGLCIKTQYLLSTTPKRFLQFTTHQTSFSNRSLHPMNCFYEEAHNQSKGLCIKTQYLLSATPKRFLQFTTHQTSFSNMSLHPMNRFYEEAHNQSKGLCIKTQYLLSATPKRFLQFTTHQTSFSNMSLHPMNCFYEEAHNQSKGLCIKTQYLLSATPKRFLQFTTHQTSFSNMSLHPMNRFYEEAHNQSKGLCIKTQYLLSATPKRFLQFTTHQTSFSNMSLHPMNCFYEEAHNQSKGLCIKTQYLLSTTPKRFLQFTTHQTSFSNMSLHPMNCFYEEAHNQSKGLCIKTQYLLSTTPKRFLQFTTHQTSFSNMSLHPMNCFYEEAHNQSKGLCIKTQYLLSTTPKRFLQFTTHQTSFSNMTLHPMNRFYEEAHNQSKGLCIKTQYLQSTTPKRFLQCYTSNFHLIHYDSPLH